In Aedes albopictus strain Foshan chromosome 3, AalbF5, whole genome shotgun sequence, the following are encoded in one genomic region:
- the LOC134290866 gene encoding uncharacterized protein LOC134290866: MKIIRFRNVVSSLGGTISSVLREQEAAYNALQSKLEEHTEQIAQLTNRFGLQPPSLPTEVQSLPAPSRSRKRRRTDDDPKPSKPLLGGTKVTDEVFVATVPQPTATFWIYLSRLHPSVKSDAVEKVTRECLNCEDVRAIPLIKRGTDVNTLNFGVGVDPKYRTAALDPSTWPRGILFREFEDNRSSNYWMPDTDPQTPTIVVSPDFDATPSPQATRSMDTTEC; the protein is encoded by the coding sequence ATGAAAATCATTCGTTTCCGAAACGTTGTTTCATCACTCGGTGGAACGATAAGTTCAGTTCTGCGGGAACAAGAAGCTGCGTACAATGCTCTGCAAAGTAAACTCGAGGAGCATACTGAGCAGATAGCTCAGCTCACAAATCGTTTTGGTTTACAACCTCCTTCGCTCCCCACCGAGGTCCAATCCCTCCCCGCTCCGAGTCGCAGTCGCAAACGTCGTCGCACCGATGATGATCCTAAACCTAGCAAGCCTCTTCTTGGGGGCACTAAGGTAACTGATGAAGTGTTCGTCGCCACGGTTCCGCAACCAACCGCCACATTCTGGATATACCTTTCACGACTGCACCCTTCAGTCAAATCTGATGCAGTTGAGAAGGTCACCAGAGAATGTCTGAATTGCGAGGATGTGAGGGCTATTCCCCTTATCAAGCGAGGGACAGATGTGAACACGCTCAACTTCGGGGTCGGGGTGGACCCCAAGTATCGCACTGCGGCTCTTGATCCGTCCACTTGGCCAAGAGGAATTCTCTTTAGAGAGTTTGAAGACAATCGCTCTTCAAATTATTGGATGCCCGATACCGATCCCCAGACGCCTACAATTGTGGTCTCGCCAGATTTCGATGCAACACCGTCACCTCAAGCTACCCGTTCAATGGACACCACCGAATGCTGA